The Camelina sativa cultivar DH55 chromosome 16, Cs, whole genome shotgun sequence sequence ACCAGAGGCTTCCAAGACTGGTTTCGAGGAAGAAACGTATCCTGCAAAATCCAatcacacaccaaaaaaaactcacgaattcaaacttcaaaatcaaaaaatttcgAATAGATTTCTAAAATTAACGTACCGAAACGTAGGAGCAGGAAGGGACGACGGAGATGGAGTGAGAGGAGGCGTGTTCGAAAGCAGCGACGCAGAGATGAGAAGCTAAACCTAATCCTCGTTTGGAGGAAGGAACGTAGGTATGGACCAGATCCATCACTTTGCCGTTGTTTCTCATCTTGTACTCTATGTAAGCTTCGTGATCCTCCGTCTCGAATCTCCGTTTCCCTTCGTTCCACACTATCTTCGGTGTCTCCGTCGCCATCTTCGCCTCCGATGTCGCCGCCGTGTTCGTCATATGTATCCCAAAAACCgtaaataaaaatggaaagcGAAGGGTAATAATAGTTTGGGGCTTTGGGCTTAAATCTGATTCTTCCCATTATTTTTGTGGGCCTTTTAATGGGCCTGAGTTTGGGTATTTGATAGGCCGCACAACTCACACACGTAACCGATTGCTATAAATATCTCATTGTCGTCGACCTCCTCCTAAACCCACGAGTTCGTCGTTCGTTGGTCtttctaaaatctaaaacccCATCGCTGTTAATTCTCTAGGGATTCGTTATGAACCTATCACAAGTCGACATGGAGAACGCCAACGAGGGTAAGCAAAATCAATCCAtgtgtttcagttttttttttgctttcagcTCATCAtcattaagtatatatattatagtgggtcttttaattacttttatatattctttgtgGCCGTAATTAACCTAACTGATTGTTTTGCTGCTGGTGAATAATGTAGGTTGCCCAGGTCCCCAATCGGAAACTGCTGGATTTTCAGATTCTTGACGCAGGTTGCCCTAATCAGCAAATATGTGGACAAATATGTTCCACTGCTCCTAAGGGACCTGACCCAGGTAATACAACCCACATTACACACCTTGTGACAATTACTTGTAACACATTAGAAAAATTGTATGATATGTTAACGTCTGTGTcacgttttgtttgttttcttaattttcagATTTGGTTGCTATAGCTGAAAGAATGGCAACTGTGAAGCATAAGATTCTGGTATGCTCTTGCAAAGGAGGGGTTGGTAAGAGCACTTTCTCAGCTCAGCTTTCGTATGCCCTGGCAGGCATGGACTATCAAGTAGGCCTCATGGATACAGATATATGCGGGCCAAGCATCCCTAAAATGTTGGGCCTTGAAGCGCATGACGTTCACCAGAGCAACTTTGGATGGTCTCCTGCTTATGTCGATGAAAACCTCGCTGCCATGTCCATAGGTCTCATTGTCTCCACCGAAGAATCTGATGAGCCTGCCATCTGGAGAGGTCCACGCAAGAACAGTCTCATcaaacagtttttaaaagacGTTTACTGGGGAGAGCTCGATTTCCTTGTCGTTGATACCCCACCAGGAACCTCTGACGAAAACATCACCACCATCCAGAGCCTTGTACATACGGGGATCGACGGTGCTATCATTGTCACCACCCCTCAGGAAGTCTCCATGATTGATGTCAGAAAAGGAGTCAACTTTCTTGCAAAAGTCGGTGTCCCTGTCCTAGGAGTGGTAGAGAACATGAGTTGTTTATCTCAACGGTTGACGGATTTCAAGTTCATGAAGCTAGCAACTGAGACCGGCTCCTCCATCGACGTGACCCAAGACATGATCTCTTACATAAGAGAGAATGCTCCAAAGCTTCTCGATGTTGTGGCTTGCAGCCAAGTGTTTGACACCAGCGGAGGCGGTGCAGAGAGAATGTGTCAGGAAATGGGAGTGCCGTTTCTTGGGAAAGTTCCTTTGGATCCACAGCTTTGCAGTGCAGCTGAACAAGGCAAGTCATGCTTTGAGGATAACAAGTGTTCTGTTAGCGCACCCGCCCTTAAGAGCATCATACACAAAGTCGTTGCTTCAATAAAGATGAAGGAAGACCTTagtggagagaaagaagaaaccccCTAAATCCTTTTGGTCGGATTTGTTGTCCAAagataattttgattttttccccCAATACAATGATTTGGTGGGGAGAAGGGGCAGAGCCTGTgccttagattttttttgatatataactaaattattctataatataataatacaaaaagttCAATGCAACTTGCAAAAAACCGTACATTACAAAGCAAAACTCTCAATCTCTAATGGTGCATAACTAATAAACGACATGtctataaataaaacaacaattcTAGTTTTGAACTAAACCGTCACTCTTCTCATGCTATTGAGCTTACAAGGGAGTTACGTGCGCAGTCTCGTCCAAGAAGAGGCACCCGAATACATAATTGAAGAAATCTCCGCCTTTAACAATGCCTTTTCCATCCATGGTCCCCATGTCGTATTTGCAAGCCCGCATACAATCAGGACAATATGTAACCTGCGTACCATAAACAATCATTAATAAGAGAACTTCCAGTTTTCCAAGAGTTTGTTCTGAAGCAAACAATTATATGTCAGTTAATTTAAGTGACAAACCTCCAAGATTTTTGGCTCGAATGAGCTATCGAGCATTACATCTACTCCGTAAATGGCTCTAGATTTGGGGGACTGCATCTCTGGATGCGTGAGAGCTGCCGCCTCAAACACTTCCCGTATCACTTGCTTCACCTTCTCATGGATATTCATCCATTTAACTATTGAGAGTTGAAATGTGTTATTGATATAATGAAGTacagaaagatatatatatatgaaggaaACCCAAATGCCGTGTATATCTACCGTTATGTTCTTGTTCAAATTCTCTCACAAACTCTGCTGTGGGTTTGTGATTCAACGTCCGACCACCATAGTTCTGCAAACGCATCAGAGAAAGGACATCGGAAAAAAACGtgatttttgttatatatgatGTTGCAATCTTTATCAGAACTGAATCATTATGTAAAATGAATGTTAATAAGAAATATACCATGACGGTGAAGTGAGTTTCATATTCAAAGAAACTATGCTTTTCCAATGAATATGGGTTGTTAGACAACCTAACCTGAAATCAAACAAATAGGAATGGCCCATATGTTGTTTATTCAAAATGACTGAATAATCACTTCAATTGGCTGtgatgaagagaaagaacatAAGCATTACCCAAAAAATCTCTGTTAGGTAAATCTCCAGCGGGTCAATACTTCGCACTAGGACAATATATCGCAGATCAAACTTCTTCCCCTTGAACAAAGCAGGATGCTCTATGTACTTCTGGCAGATCTTGGGTCCGGTTTCCATCATGCGGATGATAGCAGATAAGTTATCTGTTATACTTGTATCGATTGTCCGTGCCATGTTCCATGGTTTCAAGATCCACAAATTGTTCATCTGATCACGTTTGCGGACACAATAGTCCCCAATAAACTGGGACAACTGAGTTTCAAGATTATAAGTAGGCTGTAACCATTTTGGAGATCCATAACCCTGTACAGCAAGACATAGAGATTTCATTAACATGTTACTAACGTTGCTATGATAATCTAAGGGCATAGTTTGCTGATGCTTCATAATATACCATTTGAATAGTCTCTGCAAGATGATGCTTCATAACAAGACACGCCTCAAAGGGAAACTGATTTATGTATTGGTCATCTGTTATTCCCACCTCTTTCTTAAGCTCCTCATCCACCTGTACACTCGTCCATAATATGTCTGCATCTTTAGGTTCATTTGCTGCAAGCAGGCAGGCAACACAACTcagaaaacacaaagaaaaaccCTGATTTGCCTAATGCATGAAACAGCTTTTATGATATTAAGCTGAATTTACTCCATTATCTATAAAActaaagatatttaaaaagttGGGACAGTTGTGGTAAGTTAAAAGTTGCATTGTTTATGCATCTAATAAGGAGTTCCTAAATGAGAACTAAGGATATATTATGAAAACTGGATCAAATCACTTACTGATCACAAATTCTGGGCGTGTCAAAAATTCTTCAACTTGAGGTAGATCCGTGTATACAAGTAAAGGAGACCCATCACTATGCCGTATGCTTCGGGAAATTGAAAGATTGGAAGGTAATGAATCAAAAGCTTTAGCCTGCAGTTTCTGTTGGTATTTCTCAAACTCCTAGGAAATCAATAACAGAGAATCNNNNNNNNNNNNNNNNNNNNNNNNNNNNNNNNNNNNNNNNNNNNNNNNNNNNNNNNNNNNNNNNNNNNNNNNNNNNNNNNNNNNNNNNNNNNNNNNNNNNNNNNNNNNNNNNNNNNNNNNNNNNNNNNNNNNNNNNNNNNNNNNNNNNNNNNNNNNNNNNNNNNNNNNNNNNNNNNNNNNNNNNNNNNNNNNNNNNNNNNNNNNNNNNNNNNNNNNNNNNNNNNNNNNNNNNNNNNNNNNNNNNNNNNNNNNNNNNNNNNNNNNNNNNNNNNNNNNNNNNNNNNTATGTATTGGTCATCTGTTATTCCCACCTCTTTCTTAAGCTCCTCATCCACCTGTACACTCGTCCATAATATGTCTGCATCTTTAGGTTCATTTGCTGCAAGCAGGCAGGCAACACAACTcagaaaacacaaagaaaaaccCTGATTTGCCTAATGCATGAAACAGCTTTTATGATATTAAGCTGAATTTACTCCATTATCTATAAAActaaagatatttaaaaagttGGGACAGTTGTGGTAAGTTAAAAGTTGCATTGTTTATGCATCTAATAAGGAGTTCCTAAATGAGAACTAAGGATATATTATGAAAACTGGATCAAATCACTTACTGATCACAAATTCTGGGCGTGTCAAAAATTCTTCAACTTGAGGTAGATCCGTGTATACAAGTAAAGGAGACCCATCACTATGCCGTATGCTTCGGGAAATTGAAAGATTGGAAGGTAATGAATCAAAAGCTTTAGCCTGCAGTTTCTGTTGGTATTTCTCAAACTCCTAGGAAATCAATAACAGAGAATctgttaattaacaaaaatcttGGAAGGAAATGAGAGAACAGGAAGTCTGTTAATGAAGAGAAAGCTAAAGTGGACACCGAGGAAgtacatgaataaaatagttctCAGGAGTTTGAAACCAGGCTGTGAGCCTGGCAGACCGCTGTTTGTCCTCTCCAATACCAGATAGAAAATCACGAGTGCACTCATCACCTTTTTGAAGACTTTTTATAGGCCACATTACCGAATAGCTGGAAcatacaaaaccaaataaacataaGCATATGTCCGAGACATAAAAAGTAAcattgttgaaaatatttgcatacatgACACGTGAGCCCTGATCAAGAATCCCATGTCAATCCACATTACACTTAAACTATACCACATAATATGTGTTTACTTACAGCACACATGATATGAATTCAAGAAGTAGATGGAGCAGTGCAGAAAAATTTCTACCTCACAGCAGAGTCTAGTTTCCCAGAAGGCATGAAAAGGAAAGGAGCCACTTTGAAATTCGGTTCATCGCAATGCCTCAAAGCTGAACCCAATTCATCCATCACATACCTGCAAAAGTGATATCATTGCGCCACTCACACTCATCAACATCCAAATATTAAGTGCCTAAGAACTGCATACAAGACTGTCCATAAACTCTTATTTTTAACCTTTTAAGATGTAGATTGTAAACTAGCATCAAATGTTCATTCCCAATACAAAATCACACATAAAGAGACCTTTCCCTATCAAACAAAGGATTAGGGATGGGAATACACTTCAAAAGTGAAAATGGTCATTCTGATATATAAAGAGTGGTAAATCCTACAGCTTTCAGTCATTGGACTAGAATGTCACATATATCACTAAATATATCTTGCTTCAAATTCCATCCTGTATTTTATCTATTTGAATGAAAAATGATATGATAGTTTAATTGGTAAATGCAACCAGCCGTTTATTATATCAAGCAAATCCACTGCACTAATTCTAATATAgcaaacaaacagaaaaattGCATACCACAAAGAACTTTCATCAAGCTTTTCCTCATCCGCAAGGCGATAATTCATCGCATACAACCACATTGCACCGAGAACACGATCAACAAGAGTATCATCAGGATTTGGCTCAGGAATGCGTGGTTGGAGCATTGCATCAATAACAAGCTTTCCATTTTCAAGTATTTTAGCTGTATCAACGCCATTTAACAAAGAAAGTTTTGACAGAGCTTCAAGAATCTCTAGAGCATTGTCTCCAAGAGGTCCAGGTATGTCAACCTACAAACAAGAAGTAGCATGTGAGCACATCTCTGCATAAATATACTTTAGTTAACATTGTATGGTAACCTCAATTTGTATCTGAATACGTAAGGAAAACTTGCAACAATTACTTCTAAGGAAGACAGAGAAGGGAAGAGCTGCAAGACTTCAAATAGTTCTCCAACCGAATTCTGATCCAATGGGTTTCCACGGATATTTAAATGTGATAGTTTTGGCATCTCGTGCACATGAAATGCCTGAAAATGAAGAAAGTAATAAAGGCAGACAAATCAGATACTTAAATATCTAGAGGTCTATAAGATGCAAAATGGAGACATATATGTTCGTTTGTTTATTCAGTCAAAAAACTGCACACCCTGCCTCTCTAAAGAAAGTAAGGGGAAAAAACTGGCCTTATTGACTAGATTGTGTATTGACCGGTTTGAAAGGTCAAGTGAGGTGACATTGCACAAGGGTTGGTCTTGCTGAACACAACCAGGATTATCCTTCCCAAAAATATCTCCACAGAAACCAAGTGCCCATAACCCATAATTAGGAGTAAAACACGAGTTGTAGATTTCAAGACTCGGACAGCCTTGCAGTATTTCGTCAGCCATCTGACATTCACTGAAAAGCAAATTCAATACATGAGAAATCAATATTATCCCCACGCATCCATATGTTTAGTAAATGCATGTTTACCTCTTCTGCAGAACAGGATTG is a genomic window containing:
- the LOC104751651 gene encoding acetyltransferase At1g77540, whose product is MTNTAATSEAKMATETPKIVWNEGKRRFETEDHEAYIEYKMRNNGKVMDLVHTYVPSSKRGLGLASHLCVAAFEHASSHSISVVPSCSYVSDTFLPRNQSWKPLVHSEDLKSSI
- the LOC104751652 gene encoding tubulin--tyrosine ligase-like protein 12 (The sequence of the model RefSeq protein was modified relative to this genomic sequence to represent the inferred CDS: added 21 bases not found in genome assembly), which codes for MSKIESFDDFVKVHGILLAASGLPPKLYPRLFQKLASDTLDGGAYFQIESSDDDRRRRLLLTSDSMPKDSDVFLVDHAWTFRLPDACKQLKEVPGLAERMASLMSVDIDVEAGEEEVAEELSVDQIIENEIRYAADEGYDSLRWLELEALGIVDDSLLSLHLPSQFQDLVALSLIGNKIKSADVVIEEVTKFKNLKALWLNDNPVLQKSECQMADEILQGCPSLEIYNSCFTPNYGLWALGFCGDIFGKDNPGCVQQDQPLCNVTSLDLSNRSIHNLVNKAFHVHEMPKLSHLNIRGNPLDQNSVGELFEVLQLFPSLSSLEVDIPGPLGDNALEILEALSKLSLLNGVDTAKILENGKLVIDAMLQPRIPEPNPDDTLVDRVLGAMWLYAMNYRLADEEKLDESSLWYVMDELGSALRHCDEPNFKVAPFLFMPSGKLDSAVSYSVMWPIKSLQKGDECTRDFLSGIGEDKQRSARLTAWFQTPENYFIHEFEKYQQKLQAKAFDSLPSNLSISRSIRHSDGSPLLVYTDLPQVEEFLTRPEFVITNEPKDAHILWTSVQVDEELKKEVGITDDQYINQFPFEACLVMKHHLAETIQMGYGSPKWLQPTYNLETQLSQFIGDYCVRKRDQMNNLWILKPWNMARTIDTSITDNLSAIIRMMETGPKICQKYIEHPALFKGKKFDLRYIVLVRSIDPLEIYLTEIFWVRLSNNPYSLEKHSFFEYETHFTVMNYGGRTLNHKPTAEFVREFEQEHNVKWMNIHEKVKQVIREVFEAAALTHPEMQSPKSRAIYGVDVMLDSSFEPKILEVTYCPDCMRACKYDMGTMDGKGIVKGGDFFNYVFGCLFLDETAHVTPL